The sequence GGAGTTTTTCAGATGGCAATTGAACGCACCCTGTCGATTATCAAACCAGACGCAGTTGCAAAAAACGTAATCGGTCAAATCTACACACGTTTTGAAAACGCTGGCTTGAAGATCGTTGCTGCCCGCATGACGCACCTGACACGCGCTGAAGCCGAAGGCTTCTACGCTGTGCACAGCGAGCGTCCTTTCTTCAAGGACCTGGTTGATTTCATGATCTCCGGTCCAGTCATGATCCAGGCTCTGGAAGGCGAAAACGCCGTGTTGAAGCACCGCGACCTGATGGGCGCAACCGATCCTAAGAAGGCAGAAAAAGGCACGATCCGCGCCGATTTCGCTGACTCGATCGATGCGAACGCAGTGCACGGTTCGGACGCAGTGGAAGCCGGCAAGGTTGAAATCGCTTATTTCTTCCCAACGGTCTAAGCTGAATTAAAGTTGTTTTGTTGTAGTTGTAGGGTGGGCATGCAATGCCCACGCGGATGCGATGACGAACCGGCTGCGTGGGCACCTTGTGCCCACCCTACGATATAGAAAACTGGAAATGCCATGACGACTCTCACCAACCTGCTGGATCTGGATCCCGCACAACTGACCGCCTATTGCGGCGAGTTGGG comes from Collimonas pratensis and encodes:
- the ndk gene encoding nucleoside-diphosphate kinase produces the protein MAIERTLSIIKPDAVAKNVIGQIYTRFENAGLKIVAARMTHLTRAEAEGFYAVHSERPFFKDLVDFMISGPVMIQALEGENAVLKHRDLMGATDPKKAEKGTIRADFADSIDANAVHGSDAVEAGKVEIAYFFPTV